One part of the Janthinobacterium sp. 17J80-10 genome encodes these proteins:
- a CDS encoding tRNA-uridine aminocarboxypropyltransferase, which translates to MREPCPDPFSPRRRMCASCLRPQSACICHWITPVAAAAEVLILQHPLEVANPKGSARLLHLSLPRSRLAGGETFAEADLRALLHAPWRDRQADAHANQAACYPVLLYPESAGEVVSDCNRAALDAARLRDPARLRLVVLDATWRKSRKMLHLNPLLQALPRLALTEVPASRYLIRKAHLPHQLSTLEAACLALSRLEGDAQKFESLLHAFDGFIGQQLGYRPR; encoded by the coding sequence ATGCGCGAGCCTTGCCCAGATCCGTTTTCCCCGCGCCGGCGCATGTGCGCGTCCTGCCTGCGTCCGCAAAGTGCCTGCATCTGCCATTGGATTACGCCGGTGGCCGCCGCAGCCGAGGTGCTGATACTGCAGCACCCGCTGGAAGTGGCGAATCCCAAGGGGAGCGCGCGCCTGCTGCACCTGAGCCTGCCGCGCAGCCGCCTGGCAGGCGGCGAGACGTTTGCCGAAGCCGACTTGCGGGCCTTGCTGCATGCGCCCTGGCGCGACCGTCAGGCCGATGCGCACGCCAACCAGGCGGCCTGTTATCCGGTCCTCCTGTATCCGGAGTCTGCCGGGGAGGTCGTGTCAGACTGCAATAGGGCAGCGCTGGATGCGGCAAGGTTGCGCGATCCGGCGCGGCTGCGGCTGGTAGTGCTGGATGCAACCTGGCGCAAGAGCCGCAAGATGTTGCACCTGAATCCCCTGCTGCAGGCGCTGCCGCGCCTGGCGCTGACGGAGGTGCCCGCCTCACGCTACCTGATCCGCAAGGCGCACCTGCCGCACCAGTTGTCGACGCTGGAAGCGGCTTGCCTGGCATTGAGCCGGCTGGAGGGAGATGCGCAGAAATTCGAATCGCTGCTGCACGCGTTCGACGGGTTCATCGGCCAGCAGCTCGGCTATCGACCGCGTTAG
- a CDS encoding M15 family metallopeptidase, with protein sequence MLPHVRPARIQRELDALGISEAMLAAKGLPFHDEAQSLVVAETDARGRQHLLVPAAATAWHHMKLAAHDDGIAIELVSAFRSIEQQVDILRNKLACGLPMTTILTLSAPPGYSEHHSGCAIDINTPGCAPTEAEFDATEAFTWLVAHAGRFGFTLSYPRDNALGFIYEPWHWFFHPLPAMLAA encoded by the coding sequence ATGCTGCCACACGTCCGCCCCGCCAGGATCCAGCGCGAACTCGATGCCCTGGGCATCAGCGAGGCCATGCTCGCCGCCAAAGGCCTGCCATTCCACGATGAAGCCCAAAGTCTGGTGGTGGCGGAAACCGACGCGCGCGGCCGCCAGCATCTGCTGGTGCCGGCCGCCGCGACGGCATGGCACCACATGAAACTGGCTGCGCATGATGACGGCATTGCCATCGAACTGGTATCGGCATTTCGCAGCATCGAGCAGCAGGTCGACATCCTGCGCAACAAGCTTGCCTGCGGTTTGCCGATGACGACCATCCTGACCTTGAGCGCGCCGCCGGGTTACAGCGAACACCATAGCGGCTGCGCCATCGACATCAATACCCCCGGCTGCGCCCCGACCGAAGCAGAGTTCGATGCGACCGAGGCCTTTACCTGGCTGGTCGCGCATGCGGGCCGCTTCGGCTTCACGCTTTCCTATCCGCGCGATAATGCGCTGGGCTTCATCTACGAACCCTGGCACTGGTTTTTCCATCCGCTGCCTGCCATGCTGGCCGCCTGA
- a CDS encoding EAL domain-containing protein — protein MIARLGLFTAVYILLGKISLLLAIDPSNISAVWPAAGFAVAITLKYGYRMWPAIFLGAVIFVGTTGLPPALAVAMGMGNTLEAVIASWLIKRHIALSDRFTRSGDVFRFVLFAAAGASIAGWTGATVLLASGHLQASHYLESWFTWILGDLTGIAIFAPLILTWRANAGRDWNRQAIAEIILFSLAYLLCGLFVFTLRGAPLLFLFLPFLIWLAFRFSQSEVAKANVVLVAMVTIGIINNTGPLAGAAFNPLLLLQVFVSVVGITALALAATIDERRQATHDLKKLQDELELLVQRRTAELHHAVAALENDVAAREKIQNALRAKETQLEEAQHLAHMGSWEWDAANDRMTISNEMARIYGIPPDRHASLPYKDYLTYIPAEECHLVDEVVQGALTTRQPFSYEHHVIRSDGAWRYLHCRGGVKTDAAGNPVMLYGTAHDITEEKALQAGLREAEELYRKLVELSPDAIYLLHQGRIAFSNDAGLKLAGVGSHGQLTGKNFIDLICPGDRKSVAETLHRLAHSDQAVSAVGKIGHGDGSTVDIELAATPFSTQIRQDTLLVVRDIAERKSAEQKIYHLAHHDPLTGLANRMLFKERLEHAIAQAHRTRKSLAVLFIDLDHFKIINDTAGHNAGDQVLRECAQRLHDCLRDSDTVARTGGDEFLVLVESSSDPLHVPSVAQKLLAAVEQPFHVGEKEYAIGASIGISTYPADGIQVETLVKNADIAMYRAKAEGRGRFRYYSAAMAAQSLERYAMEAALRHALDRGEMELYFQPKISLRNGRTSGAEALIRWNHPDHGLLLPHRFISLAEDMGLIAEIGLWAIGETCRHCRGWQDQGLPPIRIAVNLAYSQFTDDSFCSRVHHLLQDAGLRPDSLELELTETMLMKNAERLMDILHQLKRLGVHLSVDDFGTGYSSLAYLKRLPVDSVKVDRSFIKDLPGDSEDVAITHAVLALVHSLKRTVVAEGVETREQFEFLLENGCEEGQGFYFSPALPAGEFRQFLAAGKVFAL, from the coding sequence GTGATTGCCCGACTTGGGTTGTTCACCGCTGTATATATATTGCTTGGAAAAATTTCCCTTTTATTGGCAATTGACCCAAGCAACATAAGCGCAGTTTGGCCAGCAGCGGGGTTCGCAGTCGCAATCACCTTAAAATATGGCTACCGGATGTGGCCTGCCATCTTTTTGGGTGCCGTCATCTTTGTGGGCACGACCGGCCTGCCCCCGGCACTCGCCGTAGCGATGGGGATGGGCAATACGCTGGAAGCGGTGATCGCGTCATGGCTGATCAAGCGGCATATCGCCTTAAGTGACCGGTTCACCCGTAGCGGCGATGTCTTCAGGTTCGTGCTATTTGCCGCCGCAGGCGCATCGATTGCCGGGTGGACGGGGGCGACCGTCTTGCTGGCAAGCGGACATCTTCAGGCGAGCCATTACCTGGAAAGCTGGTTTACCTGGATTCTGGGTGACTTGACCGGCATTGCAATTTTCGCCCCCCTAATTCTCACCTGGCGAGCCAATGCCGGCAGGGACTGGAACCGCCAGGCCATTGCCGAGATCATCCTGTTTTCACTGGCGTATTTGCTGTGTGGATTATTTGTTTTTACGCTACGTGGCGCGCCGCTGCTGTTTCTGTTCCTGCCATTCCTGATCTGGCTGGCTTTTCGCTTTTCCCAAAGTGAAGTCGCCAAGGCCAATGTCGTACTGGTTGCAATGGTCACGATCGGCATTATCAACAACACTGGCCCACTGGCTGGCGCAGCATTCAATCCCCTGCTGCTGCTGCAGGTTTTTGTCAGCGTCGTCGGCATAACAGCCCTGGCACTGGCAGCGACGATCGATGAACGCCGCCAGGCGACACATGATCTGAAAAAATTACAGGATGAACTGGAATTACTGGTGCAGCGTCGCACTGCAGAATTGCACCATGCGGTTGCTGCGCTCGAAAACGATGTCGCAGCGCGCGAGAAAATCCAGAATGCTTTGCGCGCCAAGGAAACACAGCTGGAAGAGGCGCAACACCTGGCACACATGGGCAGCTGGGAATGGGATGCCGCCAATGATCGCATGACCATTTCCAACGAAATGGCGCGAATTTATGGCATTCCGCCAGACAGGCACGCCTCGCTCCCCTACAAAGACTATCTGACCTATATCCCCGCAGAGGAATGCCATCTGGTCGACGAAGTTGTCCAGGGCGCTTTGACCACAAGGCAGCCGTTCAGCTATGAACATCATGTCATACGCTCTGATGGCGCATGGCGCTATCTGCATTGTCGCGGCGGCGTCAAAACCGACGCTGCCGGCAACCCGGTCATGCTCTATGGCACAGCCCATGACATCACGGAAGAAAAAGCGCTGCAAGCTGGTCTGCGCGAAGCGGAAGAACTTTACCGCAAGCTGGTTGAACTGTCGCCGGATGCGATCTATCTGTTGCACCAGGGCCGGATTGCCTTTTCCAATGACGCCGGCCTGAAACTGGCCGGGGTTGGCAGCCATGGCCAACTGACCGGGAAAAATTTTATCGACCTGATCTGCCCGGGCGACCGGAAATCCGTTGCCGAAACATTGCACCGCCTGGCGCATTCCGACCAGGCTGTATCTGCCGTCGGGAAAATAGGGCACGGCGACGGCAGCACCGTTGATATCGAGCTCGCCGCGACACCATTCAGCACCCAGATCAGGCAAGATACCCTGCTCGTGGTGCGCGACATCGCCGAGCGAAAAAGTGCGGAGCAAAAGATTTATCACCTGGCACATCACGATCCATTGACGGGCCTTGCCAACCGCATGCTGTTCAAGGAACGCCTGGAACACGCAATCGCGCAGGCACATCGCACCCGCAAGTCGCTTGCCGTCCTGTTCATCGACCTCGACCACTTCAAGATCATCAATGACACCGCCGGCCATAACGCCGGGGACCAGGTCTTGCGTGAATGCGCGCAAAGGCTGCACGATTGCCTGCGCGACAGCGATACGGTGGCCAGAACCGGTGGCGACGAATTTCTGGTCCTGGTTGAATCTTCGTCAGATCCCCTGCACGTGCCTTCGGTTGCGCAAAAGCTTCTGGCTGCCGTGGAACAGCCCTTCCATGTCGGCGAAAAGGAATATGCGATCGGCGCCTCCATCGGCATCAGCACCTACCCGGCTGACGGGATCCAGGTCGAGACGCTGGTCAAGAATGCGGACATCGCCATGTACCGGGCCAAGGCCGAAGGTCGCGGGCGCTTCCGCTACTACTCGGCGGCGATGGCCGCGCAAAGCCTGGAACGCTACGCGATGGAGGCGGCCTTGCGTCATGCGCTCGATCGCGGCGAAATGGAACTGTACTTCCAGCCCAAGATCAGCCTGCGCAACGGCCGCACCAGCGGCGCCGAAGCCCTGATCCGCTGGAACCATCCGGACCATGGATTATTGCTGCCGCACCGTTTCATTTCGCTGGCAGAGGACATGGGCCTGATCGCCGAAATCGGACTATGGGCCATCGGCGAAACATGCCGCCATTGCCGGGGCTGGCAGGACCAGGGACTGCCGCCGATCCGGATTGCGGTCAATCTTGCCTACAGCCAGTTTACCGACGATAGTTTCTGCAGCAGGGTCCACCATCTGCTACAGGATGCCGGCCTGCGTCCGGACAGCCTGGAACTGGAGCTTACCGAAACCATGCTGATGAAAAACGCCGAGCGGCTGATGGACATCCTGCACCAGCTGAAGCGTCTCGGCGTGCATTTGTCGGTGGATGACTTCGGCACCGGCTATTCGTCGCTGGCTTACCTGAAACGCCTGCCGGTCGACAGCGTCAAGGTCGACCGCTCGTTCATCAAGGACCTGCCGGGCGATAGCGAAGATGTGGCGATTACCCATGCCGTGCTGGCACTGGTGCACAGCCTGAAGCGCACGGTGGTGGCGGAAGGCGTGGAAACCCGCGAACAGTTTGAATTCCTGCTCGAGAACGGCTGCGAGGAAGGCCAGGGCTTTTACTTCAGTCCGGCCCTGCCGGCCGGCGAATTCCGCCAGTTTCTCGCTGCCGGCAAAGTCTTCGCCCTGTAA
- a CDS encoding serine hydrolase: MLKKTLLALFLSSASAAFAMPFHSQHAIVYEEGSGKVLLEKDSHAVVSIASLTKLMTAMVVLDAKLDMQQSIDIADADVDVVKHSSSRVPVGALLPRATVLQLALMSSDNRAAAALARTYPGGREAFLAAVRQKLQVLDMRQTVIEEPTGLSPHNRSTASDLVKMTTAASYYPDIARLSTNTEDEVDLNGNMVHFRNTNRLVGKQDWDIQLSKTGYTREAGRCLIMRMKAAGKQVVLVLLNASDSMARMADAENILRHLEGRELVAMASAKVAKVAKRTTEAKATLRGKRKLHNTKMADQRQPKHRRA, translated from the coding sequence ATGCTGAAAAAAACCCTGCTTGCCCTGTTCCTGTCCTCTGCCTCGGCGGCGTTCGCCATGCCTTTCCATTCGCAGCATGCGATCGTGTATGAAGAAGGCAGCGGCAAGGTATTGCTGGAAAAAGATTCGCATGCCGTCGTATCGATTGCGTCGCTCACCAAGCTGATGACAGCCATGGTGGTGCTGGATGCCAAACTCGACATGCAGCAATCGATTGATATTGCCGACGCCGATGTGGATGTCGTCAAGCACAGCTCATCGCGGGTGCCTGTCGGTGCCTTGCTGCCGCGCGCAACCGTTCTGCAACTGGCATTGATGTCTTCGGATAACCGCGCGGCTGCGGCCCTGGCGCGCACTTACCCAGGGGGACGCGAGGCCTTCCTGGCGGCGGTACGGCAAAAATTGCAAGTGCTGGACATGCGCCAGACCGTGATCGAGGAACCGACCGGCCTGTCGCCGCATAACCGTTCGACCGCCTCCGACCTGGTCAAGATGACAACGGCAGCTTCCTATTACCCCGACATCGCCCGCCTCTCTACGAACACGGAAGACGAGGTCGACCTGAACGGCAATATGGTGCACTTCAGGAATACCAATCGCCTCGTCGGCAAACAAGACTGGGATATCCAGCTATCCAAAACCGGCTACACGCGTGAAGCCGGACGTTGCCTGATCATGCGCATGAAGGCTGCAGGCAAGCAAGTTGTCCTGGTCCTGCTCAATGCCAGCGACAGCATGGCACGCATGGCGGATGCAGAAAACATCCTGCGCCACCTCGAAGGTCGCGAACTTGTCGCAATGGCAAGCGCGAAAGTCGCCAAGGTGGCAAAACGCACCACCGAGGCCAAAGCGACGTTGCGCGGCAAGCGCAAGCTGCATAACACCAAGATGGCGGACCAGCGCCAACCCAAACACCGCCGAGCATAA
- a CDS encoding Hsp20 family protein, giving the protein MRTYDFSPLYRSAIGFDRLAQLFDQAQRADGQPSYPPYNIELVEENRYRITMAVAGFSRAELDIETERDTLTIVGRKQKDDGARTFLHRGIAARDFEQRFQLADHVKVVSAQLDNGLLNIELAREIPETLKARKVAIGGDTVQALERQAA; this is encoded by the coding sequence ATGCGTACATACGACTTTTCTCCGCTTTACCGTTCCGCCATCGGCTTTGACCGCCTGGCGCAATTGTTCGACCAGGCGCAGCGCGCCGACGGACAGCCAAGCTATCCGCCCTACAACATCGAACTGGTGGAAGAAAACCGTTACCGCATCACCATGGCGGTGGCCGGATTCAGCCGCGCTGAACTGGATATCGAAACCGAACGCGACACCCTGACCATCGTCGGCCGCAAGCAAAAGGACGATGGAGCACGCACCTTCCTGCATCGCGGCATTGCGGCGCGCGACTTCGAACAGCGCTTCCAGCTGGCCGACCATGTCAAGGTCGTCAGTGCCCAGCTCGACAATGGCTTGCTCAACATCGAGCTGGCGCGGGAAATCCCGGAAACCCTGAAGGCACGCAAAGTGGCCATCGGCGGCGATACCGTGCAGGCACTGGAACGCCAGGCAGCGTAA
- a CDS encoding recombination-associated protein RdgC codes for MWFKNLQIFQLTSPWTIGTDALEDALAKQAFQPCGSSDMQSQGWLPPRDNGGLVHTVNRQLLLRFGTEKKLLPASVINQFTKLRLADIEEQQGYKPGKKQRKEIKEQVTDELLPRAFAVSSSTHVWIDPVHGWLVVDAASPAKTDDVFKWLLRSIPDLAVTSLQVVRSPGEAMTSWLETDEAPYNFTVDQDTELTSTGENKSTVRYVKHTLEADDIRRHIKGGKRCTKLALTWNDRISFVLTETLAVKRVAALDVLKENTGGGSKDDDERFDTDFALMTGEVDGLMTSLVAALGGIAPA; via the coding sequence ATGTGGTTCAAGAATCTGCAAATATTTCAATTGACGTCGCCGTGGACCATCGGCACCGACGCTCTGGAAGACGCGCTTGCCAAGCAAGCCTTCCAGCCCTGCGGCAGCTCGGACATGCAAAGCCAGGGCTGGCTGCCCCCGCGCGACAATGGCGGCCTGGTACATACCGTCAACCGCCAGTTGCTGCTGCGTTTTGGCACAGAAAAGAAACTGCTGCCGGCATCAGTGATCAACCAGTTCACCAAACTCAGGCTGGCTGACATTGAGGAACAGCAGGGTTACAAACCCGGCAAGAAGCAGCGCAAGGAAATCAAGGAACAGGTCACCGACGAATTGCTGCCGCGCGCCTTTGCCGTCAGTAGCAGCACGCACGTCTGGATCGACCCGGTGCATGGCTGGCTGGTGGTCGACGCTGCCAGCCCGGCCAAGACCGACGATGTCTTCAAATGGCTGTTGCGCTCCATTCCGGACCTGGCAGTGACCTCGCTGCAGGTGGTGCGTTCCCCTGGAGAGGCCATGACCAGCTGGCTCGAAACCGATGAAGCCCCGTACAACTTCACGGTCGACCAGGATACCGAACTGACCTCCACCGGCGAGAACAAGTCAACCGTGCGTTATGTGAAGCACACCCTGGAAGCCGACGACATTCGCCGTCATATCAAGGGTGGCAAGCGCTGCACCAAGCTGGCCCTGACGTGGAATGACCGTATTTCCTTCGTCCTGACCGAGACGCTGGCAGTCAAGCGCGTGGCAGCGCTCGATGTGCTCAAGGAAAACACTGGAGGAGGATCCAAGGATGACGATGAGCGTTTCGATACCGACTTCGCCCTCATGACCGGGGAAGTGGACGGTTTAATGACGAGCCTGGTAGCGGCACTGGGCGGCATTGCGCCCGCCTGA
- a CDS encoding translocation/assembly module TamB domain-containing protein, with protein MSSEAPVPKRRHWRLAAGALALAIFALLALSFWLLATTAGARTALSALAQLSGGALQVGAVEGQLAGPLRIEKLTVQGTGLATELHDVRLDWRPQALLQGQLHIAALRIDAIRLRQRIGQPPQPARLPATLALPLRLRIDTLHVNGGTLAWGALDIIELGAFTLRLDYDGDRYRLGLEQLSANTGKGAVAADPSPPGGFGGSLRGQVELGDATPYPIKGKFDASLNTRLGQQNLSGNGNITLDGSLAQLQTRTALALGTSRLTGRAALQPFSELPLGDVEIHAQALDLAAFGTGLPRTRIDGKLLATAQGGTLALSNADAGTYDAGLLPLAALSTRFRQNTEGFRFDAISASLGNAAAPGGTIQGSGTLAKGALDLMLTTSALDLRRLDRRLLATRLEGSAGVRHVAGRQELTLELSEPRQSHRLALSAHATLANDALALERAELRLGDGKLRAAGHLQLAKSREFSASGTANRVRLQDLGQFAGVPELFLTGEFSLTGALAPQLTADLAFRITDSRLAGQPLQGEGRARLRAESLEIPRFALTAGANRLDVAGQLQRESGQLTFALAAPKLEQLGAGFAGTVQANGTARGSFARPRIAAEWQASKLRLPKLLQVNDARGSGEFDLDRTATWLLGSARLEASAEGVRYSTMQLESISASLRFAPSANAPLALQVRAKKLAASGYRADSLNLDASGTTGSHTLAATLAQAQQQWRLQASGAFQAKLPRWQGSIEQLEGSGSLKARLAAAAPLDISRESLDLRQFRLEADGALLAIEQFRRDQAGIQTRGRFEHLPLVTLLPYLQPPPQFSTDLLFAGAWDMSLAGLPHGTVSLRRESGDLATLGMAPVKLGLARLEASARASNGRLQLQLNADGANLGSIAVDAGVAMNGAGSFGISPQSALSGSARLAIPSLRWIGPMVAPTAVAEGNLEGEVQLAGTVGTPRLAGVVSGQRLRLSLPDLGVDLQGGSLDASFQDTRLLVQNLAFAHGGGTMTIAGPIDLAGAEPDVQLTIRAVRYPLLARSDRKLAVSGDGAVSLREGSLQVTGGFNADSGLIDIGQADKPALSDDVVIVGQSKKRAVTPLALDVVIGLGEGITVRGRGIDAVLVGQVQFRNAAGELLRAQGAMRVLRGKVSAYGRELDIEKGFLYFNGNPGNPGLDILAMRRGQQVEAGVAVLGTALAPRIVLVSDPPVAEAEKLSWLVLGRGLDATTGGGDLAALQNAAGALLSQGAAAGVQAGLAGAFGLDQLSLGTSSDGLQQRIITIGKQVSSRLHIGIERGLETASSVLLLRYTISRKLSLEIDTGTRTAFTLFYNFAFD; from the coding sequence ATGTCTTCTGAAGCGCCTGTGCCGAAGCGGCGACACTGGCGACTGGCGGCAGGCGCGCTGGCGCTGGCCATTTTCGCCTTGCTTGCCCTGTCCTTCTGGCTCCTCGCCACGACTGCCGGCGCGCGCACGGCCCTGTCTGCACTGGCACAGCTCAGCGGCGGCGCCCTGCAGGTGGGCGCAGTCGAGGGTCAATTGGCCGGGCCGCTGCGAATCGAAAAGCTGACAGTGCAAGGCACCGGCCTGGCAACCGAACTGCATGACGTGCGCCTGGACTGGCGGCCCCAGGCACTGCTGCAAGGCCAATTGCATATCGCAGCGCTGCGCATCGATGCGATCCGGCTCCGGCAGCGCATCGGCCAGCCTCCCCAGCCGGCGCGATTGCCTGCCACTCTTGCCTTGCCGCTGCGCCTGCGCATCGATACCCTGCACGTCAATGGCGGCACACTCGCGTGGGGCGCGCTGGATATCATCGAACTGGGCGCTTTCACGCTGCGGCTGGATTACGATGGCGATCGCTACCGGCTCGGGCTCGAGCAACTGAGCGCCAACACCGGCAAGGGCGCAGTCGCGGCCGATCCTTCCCCTCCCGGCGGGTTCGGCGGCAGTCTGCGCGGCCAGGTCGAACTCGGTGACGCCACACCCTATCCGATCAAGGGAAAATTTGATGCCAGCCTCAATACCCGCCTCGGCCAGCAGAACCTCTCCGGCAACGGCAACATCACGCTCGACGGCAGCCTGGCACAACTGCAAACCCGCACGGCCCTTGCACTGGGCACGTCCCGCCTGACAGGGCGCGCGGCATTGCAGCCATTTTCGGAACTGCCGCTGGGCGATGTCGAAATCCATGCACAGGCGCTTGACCTTGCCGCCTTTGGCACTGGCCTGCCGCGCACCCGCATCGACGGCAAGCTTCTGGCTACCGCGCAAGGCGGTACGCTCGCATTGAGCAACGCTGATGCCGGCACCTACGATGCCGGCCTCCTGCCGCTTGCCGCGCTGTCGACCCGATTTCGCCAGAACACCGAAGGCTTCCGCTTCGATGCCATTTCCGCCAGCCTTGGCAACGCGGCGGCACCTGGCGGCACCATCCAGGGTTCCGGCACCCTCGCCAAGGGCGCGCTCGATCTCATGCTGACCACCTCGGCGCTCGACCTGCGGCGACTCGACCGGCGCCTCCTCGCCACCCGGCTGGAAGGCAGTGCCGGCGTGCGCCATGTTGCGGGCCGCCAGGAACTCACGCTGGAGCTGTCCGAGCCCCGGCAGAGCCACCGCCTGGCATTGTCGGCCCACGCCACGCTGGCAAATGACGCGCTGGCACTGGAGCGCGCCGAACTCCGGCTGGGCGATGGCAAGCTGCGCGCCGCCGGCCACCTGCAACTGGCAAAATCGCGGGAATTCAGCGCCAGCGGCACGGCCAACCGCGTGCGCCTGCAAGACCTGGGGCAATTTGCCGGTGTGCCCGAACTTTTCCTGACGGGCGAATTTTCCCTGACAGGCGCGCTGGCGCCGCAATTGACCGCCGACCTGGCATTCCGCATTACCGACAGCCGCCTGGCTGGCCAACCGCTACAGGGCGAAGGCCGCGCCCGCCTGCGTGCCGAAAGCCTGGAAATACCCCGGTTTGCATTGACAGCCGGAGCCAACCGGCTCGATGTTGCCGGACAATTGCAGCGCGAAAGCGGGCAACTGACATTCGCGCTTGCCGCCCCAAAGCTGGAGCAGCTCGGTGCGGGCTTTGCCGGCACGGTGCAGGCAAACGGCACGGCGCGCGGCAGCTTTGCGCGCCCGCGGATCGCGGCGGAATGGCAGGCCAGCAAATTGCGCCTGCCCAAGCTGCTGCAGGTTAACGATGCGCGTGGCAGCGGCGAATTCGATCTGGACCGCACGGCCACCTGGCTGCTCGGCAGCGCCCGCCTGGAGGCGAGCGCCGAGGGTGTGCGGTACAGCACCATGCAACTGGAAAGTATCAGTGCCTCATTGCGTTTCGCGCCGTCTGCCAATGCCCCGCTGGCACTGCAGGTGCGCGCGAAAAAACTTGCTGCCTCGGGTTATCGCGCCGACAGTCTCAACCTGGACGCCAGCGGCACAACCGGGAGTCACACCCTGGCGGCCACCCTGGCCCAGGCACAACAGCAATGGCGCCTGCAAGCCAGCGGCGCGTTCCAGGCAAAGCTGCCGCGCTGGCAGGGCAGCATCGAGCAGCTGGAAGGGAGCGGCAGCCTGAAAGCCAGGCTGGCCGCCGCCGCGCCACTGGACATTTCCCGTGAAAGCCTTGACTTGCGGCAGTTCCGCCTGGAGGCCGACGGGGCCCTGCTGGCAATCGAGCAGTTCAGGCGGGACCAGGCTGGCATTCAGACTCGCGGGCGCTTCGAGCACTTGCCGCTGGTGACATTATTGCCTTACCTGCAGCCACCGCCGCAATTCAGCACGGACTTGCTGTTCGCTGGCGCATGGGATATGTCGCTGGCCGGCCTGCCCCACGGCACAGTCTCCTTGCGCCGTGAAAGCGGCGACCTGGCCACGCTCGGCATGGCCCCCGTCAAGCTCGGCCTCGCGCGCCTGGAAGCCAGCGCCCGGGCCAGCAACGGCAGGCTGCAATTGCAATTGAACGCTGATGGCGCCAACCTGGGCAGTATCGCGGTCGATGCCGGGGTTGCAATGAATGGCGCGGGCAGCTTCGGCATCTCGCCGCAGTCGGCACTATCCGGCAGCGCCAGACTCGCCATTCCCTCGCTGCGCTGGATCGGGCCGATGGTCGCGCCAACGGCAGTGGCAGAAGGCAACCTGGAGGGAGAGGTTCAACTGGCCGGTACCGTTGGCACGCCGCGCCTGGCCGGTGTGGTCAGTGGCCAGCGGCTGCGCCTGTCCCTGCCAGACCTCGGTGTGGACTTGCAAGGCGGCAGCCTCGATGCCAGTTTTCAAGACACGCGCTTGCTGGTGCAAAACCTCGCCTTTGCCCACGGCGGCGGCACAATGACCATTGCCGGACCAATCGACCTTGCCGGCGCCGAGCCTGACGTGCAATTGACGATCAGGGCGGTACGCTATCCCCTGCTCGCGCGCAGCGACCGCAAGCTGGCAGTCAGCGGCGATGGCGCAGTCAGCTTGCGCGAAGGCAGCCTGCAAGTGACTGGCGGCTTCAATGCGGATTCCGGCCTGATCGATATCGGCCAGGCCGACAAGCCGGCGCTGTCCGACGACGTCGTCATTGTCGGCCAATCAAAAAAGCGGGCCGTGACGCCGCTGGCGCTGGATGTCGTCATCGGTTTGGGTGAAGGCATTACCGTCCGCGGACGCGGCATCGATGCCGTGCTGGTCGGGCAAGTGCAGTTCCGCAATGCTGCCGGTGAACTGCTCCGGGCCCAGGGGGCCATGCGTGTGCTGCGCGGCAAAGTTTCTGCCTATGGGCGCGAACTCGATATCGAAAAGGGCTTCCTGTACTTTAACGGCAACCCCGGCAATCCCGGACTTGATATTCTCGCCATGCGACGCGGCCAGCAGGTCGAAGCCGGTGTGGCGGTGCTGGGAACGGCGCTTGCCCCGCGCATTGTCCTGGTATCGGATCCACCGGTGGCAGAAGCGGAAAAATTATCCTGGCTGGTATTGGGGCGCGGACTGGATGCCACTACGGGCGGCGGCGACCTGGCCGCCTTGCAAAACGCCGCCGGGGCCCTGCTGAGCCAGGGTGCCGCCGCCGGCGTGCAAGCCGGCCTGGCAGGCGCTTTCGGCCTGGATCAACTGAGCCTGGGCACCAGCAGCGATGGCTTGCAGCAGCGCATCATCACGATCGGCAAACAAGTTTCTTCCCGCCTGCATATCGGCATCGAGCGCGGGCTCGAGACTGCCAGTAGCGTTTTACTGCTGCGCTACACCATTTCACGCAAGCTCAGCCTGGAAATCGATACGGGCACGCGAACCGCATTCACATTGTTTTATAACTTTGCATTCGATTGA